A window of Mycolicibacterium fluoranthenivorans contains these coding sequences:
- a CDS encoding LuxR C-terminal-related transcriptional regulator, translated as MNKAKDLGVPNPRTAIPVALIDDHDVIHAGVKAWFAEADPPIDLVADYPDPSSFLAEHPRGDGSIEVVLFDLQYERYRPEFESLSEVCAAGHRVIVYSHMSTDEVILSSLDAGAMTFLGKGEDKQHLFDAIYAAHSNTPYVGPRMAKALFNDRTVGRPGLSTREREVLIAWFQTENKEFVAKRLFIEPSTVRTHLQRARAKYAAVGRPAPTKAALIARAVQDGILSIDDL; from the coding sequence AAGGCCAAAGATCTGGGGGTGCCGAACCCCCGGACCGCCATCCCGGTCGCCCTAATTGACGACCACGACGTTATTCACGCCGGGGTCAAGGCGTGGTTTGCCGAAGCGGATCCGCCCATCGACCTCGTCGCCGACTACCCCGACCCGTCGTCTTTCCTGGCCGAGCACCCTCGAGGCGACGGCTCGATCGAGGTCGTGCTCTTCGACCTGCAGTACGAGCGTTACCGGCCCGAGTTCGAGAGCCTCAGCGAAGTCTGTGCCGCGGGGCATCGGGTCATCGTGTACTCCCATATGTCGACCGACGAGGTCATCCTGAGCAGTCTCGACGCCGGCGCGATGACCTTCCTCGGCAAGGGTGAAGACAAGCAGCACCTCTTCGACGCGATCTACGCCGCACACTCGAACACGCCCTATGTCGGTCCGCGGATGGCAAAGGCCCTGTTCAATGACCGCACCGTCGGCCGCCCCGGATTGAGCACACGGGAACGCGAGGTGCTGATCGCCTGGTTCCAGACCGAGAACAAGGAATTCGTCGCCAAACGCCTGTTCATCGAACCGTCGACGGTGCGCACCCACCTGCAGCGCGCGCGAGCCAAGTACGCGGCGGTGGGCCGACCCGCTCCCACCAAGGCGGCGCTGATCGCCCGGGCCGTACAGGACGGCATCCTCAGCATCGACGATCTGTAG